GGGCGGCGGCAAGACCAAGGAGCCGGTGGCGTGAGCGGCGTCCGGGAGGCGCTGGCCAAGGCCCGGTACTACGTACGGGAGTTCTCCGGCGAGGCCGCCTACGACCGCTACGTGGCCCACGCCCGCTCCCACGACCCGGACGCCGAGGTCCTCACCCGGCGCGCCTTCGAGCGCGCCCGCACCGACGCCCGCGAAGCCGACCCGCGCGAGGGCTTCCGCTGCTGCTGAACCGGCCACGGGCCGCCGCGTATCTCCCGGAAACGCGGCGGCCTTTTCCGTGCCCCCGCGGCACACTCGGTGCCATGGACATCACCATCAGACGGGCGCTGCCGGCGGAGTACGAGACGCTCGGGGACATCACCGCCCGGGCCTACCTCGACGACGGCCTGCTCACGTACGGCGAGGACGATCCGTACCTCGCCAGGCTCCGGGACGTGGCCGGCCGCGCCGCGGCGGCCGAGGTGCTCGTCGCCGTGCTCGGCGACGGGCGCGTCGTCGGCGGTGTGACCTTCGCCGCGCCCGGCAGCGCGCTGTGCGACATCGCCCGCGCGGACGAAGCCGAGTTCCGCATGCTGGCGGTCGCCCGCGAGGGCCGCGGCCGGGGCGCGGGCGAGGCGTTGGTACGGGCCTGCGTGGACCGCGCCCGGGCCCTGGAGGGGGTACGCAGGCTCGTGCTGTCGACCACCGAGGACATGCCGGCCGCACACCGGATCTACGAGCGCCTGGGCTTCGTACGGTCGCCGGATCGGGACTGGGAGCCCGTCCCCGAACTCGGTTTGCTCACGTACGGTCTCGCGCTGTAGTCGGCGCGCGACACAACATCTAGGGGGTCCCCCAGGAGGGGGCCCCCACATGTATGCTCGTGCTCGCTGTCGCCGCAGGGGAATCCGGTGTGAATCCGGAACTGTCCCGCAACGGTATGAAAGGCACCCATAGGTGCGTCCGAAGTCCGAGGACCTGCCGACAGCACGCCCGGCTCGACCGAACCGGGAACAGCCACGTCCGGGCCTCGCGGTTGGGCCGGTGGACGCCGCGCGGCGCAAGCGTGCCCTGATGGGGGACGGCCCGTGCGCGCCCACTCGCGCCCCGCGCCGAAGGTGCCCCGGAGCCGAGTGAGGGAGAGCTCCCCCCGTGACCATCGCGCCCGCCGCACCGCGCGCCGAGTCCGACCCGTCCGACAACGCAACCACCGGCGGGGGCCATGGGGCCGCGCTGCTGCGTACCCTCACCGAGCTGACGGCTGACCTCCCCGACACCGACCCCGGCCGGGTCGCCGCCGCCGCCCTGCGCGGCCGCAGCGCCACCGCGGACGAGGCCGAACTGCGCTCGCTGGCCACCGAGGCCGCCGCCGGGCTGATCTCCGAGGACCCGGCGTACTCCCGGCTGGCCGCGCGCCTGCTCACGCTGGCCGTGCGCGACGAGGCTGCGGGCCAGGGCGCCACCTCCTTCGCCGCGTCCGTCGCGGTCGGCCACCGCGAGGGCCTGATCGCCGACCGTACGGCCGAGTTCGTGGCCGCCCACGCGAACCGCCTCGACGCGCTGGTCGAGCACGCGCTCGCCGAGGGCGCCGACGACCGCTTCGGCTTCTTCGGCCTGCGCACCCTGCACAGCCGCTACCTGCTGCGCCACCCCCTCACCCGTCAGGTGATCGAGACCCCGCAGTACTTCATGCTGCGCGTGGCCTGCGGTCTCGCCGCGGACGAGAGCGTGACGGCCGTCGAGGAAGTGGCCTCGCTGTACCGGCTGATGAGCCGCCTGGACTACCTGCCGTCCTCCCCCACCCTCTTCAACTCCGGCACCCGGCACCCGCAGATGTCCTCCTGCTACCTGCTGGACTCCCCGCTGGACGAGCTCGACTCGATCTACGACCGCTACCACCAGGTCGCCCGCCTGTCCAAGCACGCCGGCGGCATCGGTCTGTCGTACTCCCGCATCCGCGCCCGCGGTTCGCTGATCCGCGGCACCAACGGCCACTCCAACGGCATCGTCCCGTTCCTCAAGACCCTCGACGCCTCCGTCGCCGCCGTCAACCAGGGCGGCCGCCGCAAGGGTGCCGCCGCCGTCTACCTGGAGACCTGGCACGCGGACATCGAGGAGTTCCTGGAACTGCGCGACAACACCGGTGAGGACCAGCGCCGTACGCACAACCTGAACCTCGCGCACTGGGTGCCGGACGAGTTCATGCGCCGCGTCAACGCCGACGCCGACTGGTCGCTGTTCTCGCCCGCCGACGTCCCCGAGCTGGTCGACCTGTGGGGCGACGACTTCGACGCCGCCTACCGCAAGGCCGAGGCGGCGGGCCTCGCCCGCAAGACGATGCCCGCCCGCGACCTGTACGGCCGGATGATGCGCACCCTCGCGCAGACCGGCCAGGGCTGGATGACCTTCAAGGACGCCTCCAACCGGACGGCGAACCAGACCGCCGAGCCCGGCACGGTCGTCCACTCCTCGAACCTCTGCACCGAGATCATCGAGGTCACCAACGACGGCGAGACGGCCGTCTGCAACCTGGGCTCGGTCAACCTGGGCGCCTTCGTCCTGGCGGAGTCGGGCGAGATCGACTGGGAGCGGCTGGACGAGACCGTCCGCACCGCCGTCACCTTCCTCGACCGCGTCGTGGACATCAACTTCTACCCGACCGAGCAGGCCGGCCGCTCCAACGCCCGCTGGCGCCCGGTCGGTCTGGGCGCGATGGGCCTCCAGGACGTCTTCTTCCAGCTGAAGCTGCCCTTCGACTCCCCCGAGGCGAAGGCCCTGTCCACGAAGCTCTCCGAGCGGATCATGCTGGCCGCGTACGAGGCCTCGTGCGACCTGGCCGAGCGCAGCGGTCCGCTCCCCGCCTGGGAGCAGACCCGTACGGCCCGAGGTGTCCTGCACCCCGACCACTACGACGTCGAGCTGAACTGGCCGGAGCGCTGGGCCGCACTGCGCGCCCGCGTCGCCGAGACCGGCATGCGCAACTCGCTGCTGCTCGCCATCGCCCCGACGGCGACGATCGCCTCGATCGCGGGCGTGTACGAGTGCATCGAGCCGCAGGTCTCCAACCTCTTCAAGCGCGAGACGCTGAGCGGTGAGTTCCTCCAGGTCAACGCCTACCTGGTGGACGAGCTCAAGAAGCTCGGCGTGTGGGACGCGCAGACCCGCGAGGCGCTGCGCGAGGCCAGTGGCTCCGTGCAGGGCTTCGGCTGGATCCCCGCCGAGGTGCGCGAGCTGTACCGCACGGCGTGGGAGATCCCGCAGCGCGGCCTGATCGACATGGCGGCGGCCCGTACCCCGTTCCTGGACCAGTCGCAGTCGCTGAACCTGTTCCTGGAGACGCCGACCATCGGGAAGCTGTCCTCGATGTACGCGTAC
This Streptomyces sp. NBC_00539 DNA region includes the following protein-coding sequences:
- a CDS encoding YbdD/YjiX family protein, which encodes MSGVREALAKARYYVREFSGEAAYDRYVAHARSHDPDAEVLTRRAFERARTDAREADPREGFRCC
- a CDS encoding GNAT family N-acetyltransferase, producing the protein MDITIRRALPAEYETLGDITARAYLDDGLLTYGEDDPYLARLRDVAGRAAAAEVLVAVLGDGRVVGGVTFAAPGSALCDIARADEAEFRMLAVAREGRGRGAGEALVRACVDRARALEGVRRLVLSTTEDMPAAHRIYERLGFVRSPDRDWEPVPELGLLTYGLAL
- a CDS encoding ribonucleoside-diphosphate reductase subunit alpha, whose translation is MTIAPAAPRAESDPSDNATTGGGHGAALLRTLTELTADLPDTDPGRVAAAALRGRSATADEAELRSLATEAAAGLISEDPAYSRLAARLLTLAVRDEAAGQGATSFAASVAVGHREGLIADRTAEFVAAHANRLDALVEHALAEGADDRFGFFGLRTLHSRYLLRHPLTRQVIETPQYFMLRVACGLAADESVTAVEEVASLYRLMSRLDYLPSSPTLFNSGTRHPQMSSCYLLDSPLDELDSIYDRYHQVARLSKHAGGIGLSYSRIRARGSLIRGTNGHSNGIVPFLKTLDASVAAVNQGGRRKGAAAVYLETWHADIEEFLELRDNTGEDQRRTHNLNLAHWVPDEFMRRVNADADWSLFSPADVPELVDLWGDDFDAAYRKAEAAGLARKTMPARDLYGRMMRTLAQTGQGWMTFKDASNRTANQTAEPGTVVHSSNLCTEIIEVTNDGETAVCNLGSVNLGAFVLAESGEIDWERLDETVRTAVTFLDRVVDINFYPTEQAGRSNARWRPVGLGAMGLQDVFFQLKLPFDSPEAKALSTKLSERIMLAAYEASCDLAERSGPLPAWEQTRTARGVLHPDHYDVELNWPERWAALRARVAETGMRNSLLLAIAPTATIASIAGVYECIEPQVSNLFKRETLSGEFLQVNAYLVDELKKLGVWDAQTREALREASGSVQGFGWIPAEVRELYRTAWEIPQRGLIDMAAARTPFLDQSQSLNLFLETPTIGKLSSMYAYAWKQGLKTTYYLRSRPATKIARAASASAVPAAATPLPQAVDADALACSLENPESCEACQ